The following is a genomic window from Aquila chrysaetos chrysaetos chromosome 2, bAquChr1.4, whole genome shotgun sequence.
GTAGAGGGGCTCAGCCGTCCTCTctgagctgggagcagaggtgcTGCCTTGCCTGGGGCCCGGGTTCCCCTCTGGGGAGCTGGAAGTGTTACGGAAGCTGACTTCCAGGCATCTTCACTCTCCTGTTGGAACTGACCCTCTGATATGAAGAGCATGTGTacgtatgtatatataaatacaatgCATTTTGACCAGGGCATACACAAACATTCTGCATTTAACTACAGGAGCTGTAGCACTGGAATGTGGGAGACAGCTgaggaaaaagtaattgttttcatttgtgtgtttCACTGTTGACAAGCACAGCACCGTTACCCTTCCAGACAGCCAGTGAGTTTCTAGTCGTGTAAACTTTTGTCATATTTCTGGTATGCCTTTTAGTCTTACATATGTATATTGTGtcaacatttttaatgtttcagaacTGCATATGCTAAGATTAGAGTGATTTTATACTAAAATGTGTGCTAATATTGATAACACTGACATGTTTAAGTATCTTTATAGACATCATCTTTTGTATGTTGTTTTTGATATTAAAGGATATACCTTTTGCTAGCCTTAACTCCCATTCTTTAAAGTTCTGCGTTGTTAGAAGGGTAAGAAATGAATGTCTAATGTTTTTCATGGTGCTGAAGTAACTGTGATCAGTCTCAAATTATTCAGAATAAAGATGGTAGTTCTTAAGTGCCCCATTTGTTACTGCATGCATCATTTTTAGTCTTGTTCTCCtataaaaattgtcattttttaaaagtaattttacattGTATTCTGGTAATTATTGAATCCTATGTGCAGACTTTATACAAAAGTCTTTACAGTTTTTATTACCACTGTGCTGATTGGAATGTCCCCATTACATTTGCCCCCAAATTAATATATGGTGCAACCAGTTCATTCTGATTGCACTGACGATCCATTTTAAGACCAGTGGTTTACAAACTTAAACTACTGAGTTCCAGAGTTACATGCTTCTGTAAATTTTATCTACTCTATTTTCTATTCTGGCATTTAATACCAAACAGAACAGTTGCATTCACAAAAGGCAGAAGTAAAattgagggagggagggaaactGTAGTAGAATAGACTTGAGTggtgtttttaaagaattttgtgGGTGgtcttttttggtgttttgtgtttgttccccccccccccccccccccccgaactGCCAGTATAACTCAGTGGACCTTTGATCATTTACTGGCCTACTACCAATTTCACCTTGACTTACCTTGGCAGTATGAAGTGTTTCCTCATTGACAGCTTCAGTAAATCACAGGAGTTCATTCACCTTTCCTTTGTAGTagggcaaaatatttcattttctttaacaaacaTATCTGATGATAAGGGGGAAATACTCCCATTCCACCTGGGGTTGTTCTCTAGACTGcttgtatttcaaattaaaatttgaaaaagatgcCCGAAACCTTTATGAGAGCCTGAGTGCTGTTGCCATTTGTACATTCTTAAGGTACAAAACTTATTTGTAagtatgtaaaacaaaaatgagaagatgGCTATGGAATGTTTCAAATACTTTTGTACCTTTTTCAGGAAGCTATTTTTATACCAGCATTTATCATGAAAGCTAATTAACAAGGCAAAATACTAACACCTGGAAATGTGGTTTAACTTGTatatgattttcagaaaagaaatactgttattttatacttgaaattattttatttggaataCCTTCTGCCGATGGACCTATGACCAGAAGCTCAGCAGTGTTCTGCAGATGTTTAACAGTAAGACTTTGCAGTCCTTGCAAAGATCTGAACAGTCAGATTTAAATGTTATCTTGCATGGTGATTTGTTGtagctagattttttttaacgCATGCCTCCATTCCCTCAGGTTATCCTGAACTGGAGCTGTACCTGCAACATGCTAACCGGTGCTAGGAGAAACAGGATTAGGTTGCTGTAATCTACATGCAAtgcctgttttattttagcCTGTATTTCTGTTCAGAGCAACTTGGAAAACAGACACAGTTCAGCTTGGAATTGCCGTTGTGGGGCTTAAAAGTGACAGGTATGAAAGTTAAAGCTGTTCTTACACCGAGTAGCGCCTCTGTGCCCAACAGCACTAATGAGACATTTTGGAAAACCTCTAACTGCTCTTGGCAAGGGGTAGAAATTCACGTGGGAGTGATTTGGTACAAGTTAAGGGGAGACCCTCCCCGTCACCCCCCTCTATGTCTTGGCAAACTCCGTAAGCGTGATGTGACATAGGCCATGTAGAAAGCCAAGACCTCTTAAGCTCAGTTGTCTGAAAGGTCCAGTATGCTTTGAGTTATGTGGTAacacaggatttaaaaaaacaaacaaacaaaccaaccccaaaccaaacttGGTTTTTAATTAACTGGCCCCTCAATATAACGAAAGCAGAGGCTGTCGGCAATGTGCAAGCTCAGCTGTTCCTCGCCCCAGCGCTCCCACCCTTCGGAACCCGCCCAGAGGCGGCGGTCACTGCAAAAcgtccaaaaaaaaaaaaaaaaaaaacactaactccttccttccttcctccggcggccgccgccatcTTCCCCTCCCGCGCGCCGCCGAGCACGCCGGGAACTGTagtcccgcccccccccccgcgcgcCGCGATgcgagggggcggggccggcggtcTCGCGGTCCGCAGCGGCCGTTGGTGCCGGCGCCGTCGGCGCGAGGAGCCATGGCCGGCGCCGAGCGGAAGAAGCACGTCCGGTTcgccgccccgggggggggaaCGGCGGCAACGGGTCCGcgcctccccgccgcgccgcgggcGGACGTGGCCGTGACCGGCGGCGGATGGCGGTGCGGGGAGGGAGCCGCGCTGCGGTGGTGCATCTCCGGGGCGCTGTGCGCGGCCTTCCTGGGGCTGGtgagcgcggggggggggggggggggggggggacgggacgggaggACTCTCCggccccttccttcctcccttccttcctcctgtcccTCCGCCCGCtcggcccgggggggggggagaaggtggtggtggtgggcgCGGGGTCAGCCATCCCCTCTACGATGTGTTGCAGGGGATGAGCATCGCGGTGCTGGGCCCCACCTTCCAAAACCTGGCCGCCAACGTCCACAAGAACGTCAGCGACATCTACTACATCTTCGTGGGCCGGTCCTTGGGCTACCTGGGGGGGTCGGTGCTCGGGGGGGTGCTCTTCGACTCCATGAACGCCCACCTCCTCCTCGGTGAGTGCCGCTGGCCCTGAGGGAAACGGCTCCCTCAGAAGCTGCTGGGGTCAACTTCTGTCCCCCTTCCCCTCACGCCGCCCGTGAGGGGGACGGTGGTGTCGCGTGGATGGCGGCCGTGTGGAGAGATGGAAACCGGGGGCCTGTGGCGCCTGGCCGTCCCCCCCATATCGCTGCCCTTGTGCTGCCGCTCGCTATCGCGACGCTCCGTTGGGTTCGGTTTTTTTTGGACGTCGCGTGTGCCCGAGCGTTGCGGCCGTACAGCGTTGTTTACAAGTGGTTGGGCTCGCTTGGGTATATTGGTTGTGGTAACCGGTTTTGAACTGACAAAACCTGCTCGGATTGACCAAAAGGTGCCTTTGGTTTGGACAGAAAAAGTATAATGGGCTCCCCCCCCGGCTTTGTATCAAGGAATACGCTTACTGTAGATCCTTTTGGAACAGACAGGCTTCTGTAACATTATTCTATGaaacacacatacaaaacaGGGGAAGCTGTGTTTTGGCTTTCGTATGCACGCAGCAGAAACCTCCAGCAGTTATGCCGAGGCACACTTCTTTTACGAAGCTCTCCACAGCCTTCCCTTTCTTAAAGCTTGTCAGAAGCCATCATCTTTGTGTACTGGACAAAAGTACTGAGATTTTGACTGGAGGGCCTTAGCCAAATTAGAACTTAAAGTGGATAAACATTAAATGCCACCTGTGATGGTGGAAACTTGCTGCTCAGTTGCTGCTTAgctatgaaaacatttaaactaTAGGAACCACAGTTCACAGTCTTACAAGTTTTCTGGACGCATGGAAACTCTCTCTGGCAGGAGCACAGGACTGGCTTCGTCCTGGCAGAGTGCGGCTGCTCGGCTGTCGGGTCGCCAAGAGCCACGTTCAGCATCCAGAAACGAAGTGCTCCTTTTAGAGTCCTGTTAGCGTCTCGTTCAGGTAGTGATGCTCGGAGCACACCTAAAATAGTTGGAAGccctatgtttttttcttccaagtgcAGTAATGGCAGTATGTGCCTTCGTGCTGTAGGTTAGGGACTAAACCAAATACTGGGGCtcactcttttccttctccttcccatgcTTTTACTCGGGGAGATTCAAACAGAACTGTGCCTCCCCTGAGGACCGTGCTGTAATCACAGGGTCAATTCAGGGAATATGAGAAGATCCATTTTCCATTGCTAGCGTTTGAACTAAGTCTCTTCTTATCCCTGTATGCCTGTCTCCTGCTGTCAGGAGCAGTTGTGTCATAGAACATCtgtctctcctctctttttttcccctcttcttgtCTTCATCTTCCTGGATCAGTCCTCATTTGCTCCTGTTCTAAGAGGTCTTTATTTGGTCTCCtccctgttcttttttcctcttctccagaaCACCTGTAAAGTGGGTTTCCTTTAGCCTCTTTGTGCATCTGACAAGGTGAGAGTTGTCTGTGTCTGACAAACTCTAAAGTTTGAGACTTTACCTTCTGTAATGGAATTAATACACCTGGGGAAGTGAGTGTTATCTTGAAATAGTTTagtatttgcttcttttcctgaggTATCACACAGGCTAGCTGTCTGTCAACAACGCTTAGAAAATGATTCATCTCCTAATCCTTTCCAATTTGGTAGTGCTTTTGGCAAAACCATGATTTGAACTACTGAATCGTCTCTCATTTTTATCATCTGAGGGCTGCCTGTAAGAGGTTTTTGGCTCGTGTAGTTTTACCTCCCATCTTTCAACTGCTGAAACTCTGCTACTGTacagagaaaaaatggaagGCGTAATCTGTCTTTGTCAAGGAAGCTGTACTTAATACACCCCATCTTTAGCTTTTTCTCTATGCAGCTCAGCATGCTTGccttcaaaaatgttttgaagcatGTAATCCAAGTATCTTGCTAGGGCTCTAGGGTTCTGGATatttagtttttcctttgctgctgttgtttttgtttggaatTAACCCAAGTAAGTTCTTAATTACATCAGTCTCTGTTGATCTTTAAGTATCTGCCCCACCTATGATCAAGCattgatttgaaaaataataggGCCGTTTGAACTGGTACAAGCTTTCTAAAAACCTAATGCTGTATATTCAAGATACTaattacagattattttattatgaaggTGATGATAAGCATAGAATTTAACTGCTGAACTTcaaaattgtaataaaaataatttttatctgctaaaacacattttttgaaatGGCATGTTGTAAGTGTCCTTAATAATAGCAAAACTAATACAGTTAATGAATTGCCACTAAATTTATGATGAGAAATTTTGTAGTTCTGTCTCTTAAAACTCCAGAAATCTCTTGGAATACATCCCTCGTGTGAGAACAGAATATAAATGAAAGTCAGCATTTTTATATGGAGGTCGCATGTTGGCCAAGGTGCAATCACTTTATAGGATTTTGAGAGTTTAGTGATTTGGGTTCTTTAAAAGTGGAGCCAAATTTAATGCTCTGCAGTTCTCGGAGGGAAAACTTCATGCTgttcaaaaccacattttacTTCTTTCGCGGTAAAGTAACATTTCTAGATCAGGAGTTTGCAGAAGGTACTGAAATAGCACTTCAAAATCAAAAGTTTGCAGAAGACTTCTTAGTGTTCTAGCAGCAGATGCTGCTCCCTTTGCAAATAAAGCTTTAGCAAGACAGGTTTTTCATGTAGTGTTTATATTCTGATGAAGTTCCTTTTTTCTAAGTGAAAAATGATTCTGTTGAACTTTCTAGCTGCTTCTGCTAATCATGAATTGAGGTAGTTAGGTTACATCACCTATTAGGATTATCTGTAACTTTAAtaattttgcatgtatttgcatttcttggtcttctctgtgttttgtagtttaaatggaaactgtagtatgtgggtttttttgtttttgtttttttaacctttccaGCATTATCCATGTTTGGAACAACAGTTGGTCTTTATGGGATACCCTGGTGTAAGAAATCCCTGCTGTTAACTGTCTTGATGTCAGTTATTGGAGCTTCCATGGGAATTCTAGACACAGGTAAGGGACCACGTGGTCCGATGATAGTTCCTTCACCGAACTAATTGGAAACTGCAAGCTCACCAAAACTGTTGCTGTATTTCACGTTGACACATCTTGAATTAAAAGAGGGGAGCTGTTTTACCTGGCTGGGATTCTTCAGTTATTCTGGTCCTGAGACTTCCAGTGTTTGTGTCTCTGTAACAGACCTTCCTTAAGGGGTTTGGGGAGCTGGGTGTCTCATGCTTCCTGGAGAAGATCAGTATGGGTTTCAGTGGACAATTAACAGTTGTAAAGAAAGCGTCATGTGCTctttaaacagtgttttctttaaattactCATCTACAGGAAGCTAGTCGGGTTATGGTTCATTAGTGCCAGCTGGAGCTAAGTTAGTCCTGCGCAAGCCCTGGTGTAGGAGAGAGAGATTCTCACAGTTACTGTGTTGGAGAGTTGGCCTCCTAAAGGTGGCTGGGTGGCATTTAGGGGGTTCACAGCAGATGTTTGCTGCCATAGCTCGCTCACAGTAGTGTGGCATCCGTCTCCCTGAATTAAGGGATTATTTGCTCCCCTTGGCCAGCCTTGCTTAGGTGGTCGGCAATACACATTTATTCTGTGCTCCAGATTTTAAGTCTGTGGCATGTGCATACTGCAAATAGCCTGGAAAAACCACTTTTGCTGGAAAGCTATTCAAAACCAATTTCTTAGGAGAGGCTCCTTAGCGGAGGAAGATGTACTGGTGAAGCTGCAGAGCAAATGTTTACAGGTGCGGTTATACCAGAGGTACGAAAAAGAAACTCCCACAGAAATAAGTTCAATGGGCATGGCTTAGAAGGGATGAGTTAGTGATGGCTGGCTGTAGCAGACAGTTTGGATCGTGAGGCGAGGCCATGGCAAGAGACCTAAGCACGCTAAGAGACGACTGAGGAACGCTGGCGTACTTGCAGATGGGGATCAGGAAACAACCAAAACCACGTCAGCAGCGGAGTGTTCTGGCGTTGCTGTAGAAGGTGGTGGTGAAGCCGCAACAGGCGGCCACTCGGCTGGCACCTCTCCAGTCGTGTCCCAGCAGCCTGCCAACTTCCCTGGCTCACTGAGGGAGCCTGTGGTTACTTACTAGCCAGCAAGGTACTACTGGATCTGGTTGACCAGCTTCAGGGCAGGcttatttctgagaaagagCTGGCTAATGAATCAGCCTAGCTAGCCAAACAGCTCTGGAAGCATCCCAGCCAGGGAGGGCCTGGTTTTGGTGGCTTGGCTGATAGGCAACACAGAGGAACAATGAACTATCCGCTGTAATTCTGCGGAGTTTGAGGGAGCTCTCTTAACACTAAAAAGAGCATGATACAGGATCCGGTATTGAAAAAGGTGGTTTTGCTTGGCACAGGTTATGCTAAATAACCTGAGTGCAGAGGTGTATTTGCTGTCTCTGGTAGGATCATTATACATAGCACTTGGTTTAAAAGTTCTTCATGTGGGAAAAATCTTGTCAGCTAATTGTAAAAATGCCTTCAGTGGTGGGTGTGCTGCTTGGAAGTCAGACCTTTGAGGCAGGGAGACTTCCCAGCCTGAGCAGGAGTAGTAGCAGGAGAAACGAAGAGCGAGGCAGTAGAGTGTAACTGAATTCATTTGGAAGAGTGCTAGTGCTGAGTGACAAGGGCTGCAGTACTGTAGCACAGGAATTTGAttattgttcttattttcttgcattcttCTCAGGAACTACTTAAAAACATCTCTCATCTTATTTTTCTAGCATTATTGTTGATCTGAGGGTGTTGTAGTTTGGTCTTTGCAGCGGTATTGTTGTAAACTTTTCCGCTTCTGGAAAGTCATTTGAATGCAGTTGGGGTAGTCTGAGCCCATCAGAAGCAAGTGATTCTTGATGTTTCCTGGGATGTGGTTTAATGAAGCCTCTGATTCTTAGCATTGTGCATTGTTGCTTTTAATACTTAGAGAAATGAGAAGCAGTTAAACTTGCTCTTttgaaaaaaggctgaaaaaatgctgcaaattgTCAAGCAGAGTAATGAAGTATGGCCATTGCAGCTGGATTAAGCCACTGCGTGGCTCTTCATTTTGACTGCTGTGAATACCCTCCCGAAGCTCAAGTAATCACATGGGCTTAAGGTGCTTACAGGCAGAATTTCAGTTAACTGCAGTTTTGCACGTTGTATTTGCTAAACCTGGTATTATTGCAAATTGAATTAGTAACATAGGTTATGGTTTGGTTTGTCCTGTTCTTTCTTTAGAACAGTATCTGGTTTCAGACTGAAATGACTGAatcctcctctctcccatctGCAGGTGGCAATGTACTGGCACTGAATacctggggagcagaggctgggCCACACATGCAGGCCTTACACTTCAGTTTTGCTGTCGGTGCGTTTGTGGCTCCGATCCTGGCTAAAATGGCCTTGGGAGGCTCCGAATCTAAAGACCTTCCAGTAGCTGAAAAGACAAACCAGTCTGTCCTGAGGTCTGTGCCAACAGCGTCAGCTGCATCAGCTACGTCAGCACTGAAACACCATCTTGGTGCAGATTTTTTGTGGTCCTATGTTGTCATAGGGACCTATCTTCTgttagtttctttcttcttttttattttgtattcaaaGGGCAGCTCAGCTCGAGACAAATCAAAGGCTTCTCTGCAGAAGTGCATGTTTGCCAAATACCATTACGCTCTTATTATTCTCCTGTTCGTATTCTTCTTCTGCTACGTGGGAGCGGAGGTCACTTACGGCTCTTACATATTTACTTACGCAAAGGTCTTTGCCGAGATGAAAGAAAACGAAGCAGCCGCTTTGAATTCTGTCTTCTGGGGCGCGTTTGCCGCTTGCAGAGGAGTGGCAATATTCTGTGCTGCTTGCTTGTACCCTGGCACCATGATCCTGCTGAGTATCATCggctctgctgcctcctcttcGTGCTTGGCCTTCTTTGCGAGGTACCCAGCCTCGCTGTGGGTTGGAACCGCTGTGTACGGCGCGTCGATGGCTACCATCTTTCCCAGCGGCATTTCCTGGATAGAACAGTACACGGTCGTGCAAGGAAAATCGGCTTCTCTCTTTGTGGTCGGCGCCGCGCTGGGCGAGATGTGCATTCCGGCCGTGGTGGGGTATCTTCAAGGAAAGTTTCACCACCTTCCCGTGGTGATGTACACTGCCTTGGTGACTTCTGCAATGACAGTTATGCTCTTCCCTGTGATGTACAAATTGGCCAACTCTCCTGGTGAGAGCGACTTAAAAGAAATGAGTGAGAGTGAGGACCGGAAAGCTTTGTTGTCAAACTCGGGGCTTAATGAGGAtgaagaggatgaggaggatGCGGGAGAGTGGAACGAAGCAGACTTTGAGGTAATAGAAATGAATGACACGCTGAGAAACTCTGTGATAGAGACCTCCCGTAAGATACCAGGGGACTCTCCAGCCAAAGTCTCGCTGCAGCCCCATCTGGACAATGTACTGCGCGATTCTCCAGTGGTTGCTGGTGGCTCCCCTGGgaggaaaaatgtgaatgttGACCGGGAGAAGAATGATTAAAGTAAAAGCtgactttctgtttttttaaagggaaatgcAATTGAATTGTAGGTGTTCTTGTAAAGTGGTTCAGGAATCCTTTTATAGTGGTGCGGAGCACAGCGtgttcatttctgtgtttgtccGGCCCTTTCTCATCTTTCGTTTTCAGTCTGCAGCTGTGTGGGAAAGCCCATGATGACATGAATGGGGTAACGTGGTAAAATGTATAGACTATACCAAAAATGTTAAAACGTAAGAGACGTTTTCTAAATGTGAGGCATGCGTTTAAGTAATATATGCTGTAATAAGAACTAACTAGGAAAGAAGGGGACTGCTCAGAGCACTCAGTTTTTTGGGGTAGGTGAAGGGTGCAGTTCTGAGGTGCTTGGTCACAAAACGTTTTCACGAGAGAGGAGCGAAATCCGTTATCTGTGATGCTGAACTTCCTTACCTCGTGAAAGAGGAATGTTTCTACTGCATTGAAAGTTTGTGAGTGACGTAAACCAGGAAATCAAGTAAAATTGCAGGTGATGCCCAGCGGCTGTAAATTGGATAACCTATTGGCAAACTATATAATTTCCTGGTTCTGTCACTAAGAcgagaataaattaaaaattaatttttagggGTGGAACCATGCCTTTGGGTCGTTTAAAAGCGGTGTATGGGAAGGGGGACAAAATGGGTCATATTAATCTGCTATAATGCATAACTCTGATTTACTAGTTAAACAGTGGTGACAAATCTAAACAGTCTAAAGTACTTGTGATTGTACTTGTGATTTTAATTACTGCATTACCACTGAAATCAAGAAATGTATGATGATAAAATTATATGTAAACAGATTACTTAATATGTGGTATTGACACGGAGCTGTGATATTTTAAGCCAGTTGTTTAAATTAAGGTTATAACAACCTTTCTGCCTTCCTGTGCCAAGACTTGAACATAGCGATGTGTTAAAGTGAAAATTTGTAAACGAGAGAGGGAACTGTCGATGAGACAATCCTTTCAATCGTGTGCCCCTTGCCAGTTGGATTGGTGCCGTTTGGGTTTCTTTGGGTGATGACTTAGGGGCAGACACTTCCTACTGGAGCGGGAGTGGTTTGTAGTTGTAGATTCATTGCTGCAAAGCAGCAAGTCCTGGGGAGGGACCAGTCATGCCCGAGAGCCCTCCCCAGTAAGAGCCAAAAATGCAGCAGCTAATGGCAAAATCTGACTCTGAAGCAGCAGTCTTGCAATTTGTCTACTTGAAACTCCAAATTTGTAggttaaatatatatatttttttttaaggctgcgTGATCAGAATGTGCtgatgtttggggttttttactttgcacttttattagtatttttcttgctAAGAAGTTTAATTTACCAAGGCAAGAGCTCTACATGTAACATAGCACAGAACCTTAGATGTTCAGTGTATTTTCAGGTCTGGTTTTGTTCCCTCTCTTGTCCTTTAAGTGTGCAATCTCAATTCTAGCCTAGAATCTcttggctttttcctttcttctgagaAGCGGAGTAAGAAGCAGGAGTCAGCCTGTAGCGAAATGCGTACATTTTTTGCATCTTGCCATGTTGAAggccctccctctcccccagctgtTGGCACTT
Proteins encoded in this region:
- the MFSD4B gene encoding sodium-dependent glucose transporter 1 gives rise to the protein MAGAERKKHVRFAAPGGGTAATGPRLPAAPRADVAVTGGGWRCGEGAALRWCISGALCAAFLGLGMSIAVLGPTFQNLAANVHKNVSDIYYIFVGRSLGYLGGSVLGGVLFDSMNAHLLLALSMFGTTVGLYGIPWCKKSLLLTVLMSVIGASMGILDTGGNVLALNTWGAEAGPHMQALHFSFAVGAFVAPILAKMALGGSESKDLPVAEKTNQSVLRSVPTASAASATSALKHHLGADFLWSYVVIGTYLLLVSFFFFILYSKGSSARDKSKASLQKCMFAKYHYALIILLFVFFFCYVGAEVTYGSYIFTYAKVFAEMKENEAAALNSVFWGAFAACRGVAIFCAACLYPGTMILLSIIGSAASSSCLAFFARYPASLWVGTAVYGASMATIFPSGISWIEQYTVVQGKSASLFVVGAALGEMCIPAVVGYLQGKFHHLPVVMYTALVTSAMTVMLFPVMYKLANSPGESDLKEMSESEDRKALLSNSGLNEDEEDEEDAGEWNEADFEVIEMNDTLRNSVIETSRKIPGDSPAKVSLQPHLDNVLRDSPVVAGGSPGRKNVNVDREKND